In Bacteroidales bacterium, the genomic window ATATCCAACAATTGCTGCTGCCTTTGGCGGCGCTGGCTTTGCCACTTCTGTTCCTACGCAAAGCAAAAAATAAGGCTTTCGCCGAAATGATTATCGGCTTCGTGCTGATCTTTACCGGCCTAATCTTTTTTAGGGAGGTTCTGCCGGCTATCAGCGAAAATTTCGTCCTTTCACATCACCTGCTTTTCCCTGATAATTTTTATCTCAACTCTTTTTTATTTGTTTTGATGGGTATTCTTGCAGCGCTGATATTTCAGTCGTCGGTTGTTACCATCACGCTCACCATGGTTCTTGCATCGCAAGGCTGGCTTGGCTGCAGTGCAGCTCTGGCCCTGTTACTGGGCGCAAATGTCGGAACTACTTTAACAGCTAATCTTGCTGCAATCGTCACCAACCGACCAGCCAAAAGAACCGCATTGGCGCATCTGCTTTTCAATACGCTGGGTGTAGTTTTGATTTTCCCGTTTATCAATATTATCGCCCATTTCATCGAAGGTTTTACCCTGCCAGCGACTAATCCTGAAAATTCAATTCCGCTGGGGCTGGCTATTTTTCATACAATTTTTAATATCATCAATACAGTGATAATAATAGGGCTGCTGACACCTTTTAGTAAAATGTGCTTTGGGTTTTTGCCCAAACAAAAAAGTTCAGCAAAACGTTTTTCATTGAAATTTTTGAGTGGAAACCTATTTTCAACAGCCGAGCTGAGCATTCTGCAAGACAAAAGAAAGCTCGATGATTTTATCAAAATCATTTCAGAAATGTTTACTATCGTATCCTCATTACTGAATGAGAAAGACGATCGGAAATTTGCCAGGAAACACAAAGCGCTACGGCGCAATTATAAAATGGTAAAGGAAACACAACAGGAAATCGACGTGTATCTGCAAAAGCTTTCACAGGAAAAGCTGACGCCCAGCGGAGGCTCGCATTTGAAAGCTATGACTCAAATCAACGAAAGTCTGGCAGACATAGCCGCCACAGTCATGAAGATGGTGCAGGTAATCGAACAAAAAAATGAAGCGAAAGCCTGGTTTTCGCAGGAACTAAGAAATAAACTGACGCATAGTCTGCAACTTATCCCGGAAGCTCTGGCCCATAATAACAATATGTTTGCAGGCGACTTATCCAATCCATTAGATTCCTCAATTCACGAACTCCGATTTTACCCTGAAACTTTGGCACAGGAGCCCGAAGCATTAAAAACCCAAATCGCCTCCAATGCCGCATCGCATTACCAACAACTTCTGGATTTGATCATTATCTCGGGCGGGCTGGCTGGGCGCATCGATGCTGCTGTTTTGGAGCTTGACGAAAACATCTCTTTACGTAATAACCGAACGAAAAATAAACTTTAGAAGAAGCTATGGAA contains:
- a CDS encoding Na/Pi symporter, producing MTPGEIILQILSLAGSVVIFLYGLKTMSESLQKLAGEQLRRLLSRITTNPFRGVITGVGVTAIVQSSSAVTVMLVSFVNAGLITFTQSLGVIFGANIGTTITVWVIYLLGFSTPFNIQQLLLPLAALALPLLFLRKAKNKAFAEMIIGFVLIFTGLIFFREVLPAISENFVLSHHLLFPDNFYLNSFLFVLMGILAALIFQSSVVTITLTMVLASQGWLGCSAALALLLGANVGTTLTANLAAIVTNRPAKRTALAHLLFNTLGVVLIFPFINIIAHFIEGFTLPATNPENSIPLGLAIFHTIFNIINTVIIIGLLTPFSKMCFGFLPKQKSSAKRFSLKFLSGNLFSTAELSILQDKRKLDDFIKIISEMFTIVSSLLNEKDDRKFARKHKALRRNYKMVKETQQEIDVYLQKLSQEKLTPSGGSHLKAMTQINESLADIAATVMKMVQVIEQKNEAKAWFSQELRNKLTHSLQLIPEALAHNNNMFAGDLSNPLDSSIHELRFYPETLAQEPEALKTQIASNAASHYQQLLDLIIISGGLAGRIDAAVLELDENISLRNNRTKNKL